AACATACTTCAGAAACACTTTTAAGCCAAAAAAGCTGTGTTTGAGCTTAACTTATCTATGTTAGAATTTTGccttagaaaagttttttgtctaatattgcgcGTTGTATCTTGGTTTGTTAGTACCTCTAGTACCTGTATTGAAGAGTACCCCAGTAACCTCCCAAAATTTATactgacatcatcagacaggtgttacttaaaggagtcataTTCACATAAAGATGACCTCCGAGAAAAGCGATGCTTTAAATAAAGAAAGTGTGCTTACTTAGAGACCAGGTAGCATATCTTGCTCGAAAATCATAATTTTATAACAAGTAGACAAATTTGGATGACATCTTCAGTGCATTTTAGAGAACAAATTTCTTGCCATGATATGGAAAGCAAATAACCGTTCGTCAAATACATTCTGAAAATTGGCTTCCTCAGCATCATATTGGCTTCTTATATCAGGACAACTCTTCACTGTTTTACTCAcacttgaaaatttcaataaatgaaTGTACCAATCTAGCCGTAATTCAACTTGCCCTGAGCATGTGTATCACGTAATGCTGTGATAAATCTGCCTGTGCcgcaaactttcaaaccagtactgccaagtttgattccaatttggatttttgggtcagaaaatCCAACCACACTTCCCTTGAAAAAATCCAGtagggatcaaacttggcagtactggctTGGAATATTGCGttgcaggcagattgatcacatcagtaataTCATGAAAATTGCTGTTGTCAATTGACTGAAGATTGTATCAAGGCATTTTTGGAAGGTTTCATAATCTAAAATTTAGTCTCCTTTGCACCCAACAATTTGATCACCAATAGAGTTAAAGAGGTTTTGTAGAAGCCATGATAATCGATGTTTTAGTTCCAAGCAATTCCAAACAGCCTATGTTTATAATAGTAATAATCCGAGTCCACGAGTTCCAACTCTGTATAATTGGAACATCTAGAGAGTTCATACTTAGGTCAAAGATCCCGTGAACAACTTCATCTAAGATGCGCCCAAGAACAAAGATCAAAGAAACTAGTTCAGGCTGAGGTCCAGAATGCGCTGCATTTCTTGCTTTGCTTTGTCTTGCCTTAAATAGGAGCAGTTCTGATGTTAGACTTGATACAAGTTAATCATTTGCCCTTCAAACAAGGTTTTCTGAGGGCATTTTACCGAGAGTGATGCCTATGTTTCTGCCAGTGGTGAGAAACGACTTCTGCTGTAGAAACACAGATTGAAAGAATACATTTTCCTTGTCACCAAAATGCTTTACAAGTAAACCGAGAATGCTTAAAGGAACAAGTTTTTATAACGTTGAAATAGATATTCCAAGGGTCCCACTTCAACCGATGTGCCCCATTGTTGGAAAGGCACTAACTGCATAACTGCATTGATAATTTCCTTGATCCAAGACACAACGCATTAAGAGAGACAAGACAATTTGGTATACCACTTCGCCTCTATTCAAGTGATTTTTGACCAATGCATGGTTTGAACTTCTCACCTCTAATTGTTGCAAATTCTGACCAACGGCCTGAAGTTCCTCTTCGAGATCAATGATCTTCCTTTCACATGCCTCACAGCGTTCATTGCCCCGAAGGagttcctcctccttcccaTGGAGCTTCCTCGCGATATCGTCGTACTTCCTCTCGGATTCGGCCAAGGTAAACTTGTCCTCCTTGTATTGGTACTCCAACTTGTCGCATTGCTCCTCGCTGGCAGTGTTGAAGTTCTCGAGTTGTTGGCGTTTCTTCACTGCATGATCCGCTCTTTGGGAGTGCTTAGCCAGATCCGTGATCGCATTAGCTAGATGGCGCTCCGATCGATCCACTTCCTCTTCCAGAAGAACCACTCGCCGAGTCAGGGCTCCCACATCACCTTCAGCGTTGCTGAAATGCTTCTCCTTGTCCTCGTACTTAGTGGTCACGTCAAAGAGCTTCTCCGTGCAGGAGTCCAATTGACCTTCCAAGGCTTGCATCTTCTTTTGGATGTTCCTAATCTAAAGGAGTCAATGTTATTTGGTAGAGACCCGAGGGTTGATACTTAGAATGAGCAGAGGATCGTTATTACCTGTTCCTCGGATTTATCAGCAACCTCGTTCACTTGACGGGTTTCGCGCTCGTGCTCTTGAGCTCTAGTGTTGGCCTCATCAGTGGCTTGAGACAAGGatgtcatcttttttttaa
This genomic interval from Tigriopus californicus strain San Diego chromosome 6, Tcal_SD_v2.1, whole genome shotgun sequence contains the following:
- the LOC131882623 gene encoding tropomyosin Cha f 1.0101-like, with product MDSIKKKMTSLSQATDEANTRAQEHERETRQVNEVADKSEEQIRNIQKKMQALEGQLDSCTEKLFDVTTKYEDKEKHFSNAEGDVGALTRRVVLLEEEVDRSERHLANAITDLAKHSQRADHAVKKRQQLENFNTASEEQCDKLEYQYKEDKFTLAESERKYDDIARKLHGKEEELLRGNERCEACERKIIDLEEELQAVGQNLQQLEVSEEKALKREETYLGQMKSLNDSLKSAENREENATMNIQRLNIRIDQVEEDLLCEKLKIKQISDDLNITFENMLSFTG